In Prochlorococcus marinus CUG1415, the sequence TATATGTCCTAGTTCATCTAATTCCTCTGGAATTTTTTCCATTGGTATACATGCAATTTGTCCACTATCAACAAGGTATTGATTAGATTTCTGATCCTCAAAGACACCGTCTCCTAAAGCAGTTTCAAAAAAAGCAAATGGCATCCCATTTTTTGAATAAAAGCATCCACCATTTGAAGAATCGTTTAATTTATTGCGAAAATTACCTTGAATATTAATAGGGTCACCAATCCAGTAATATCCTCCGGGTAAGATTCCTAAAGTATCATTTCCTTCTACATAATCGAATTCTAATTCAGAATCCTCTTTTGAGATTGGACGTGTTGCTAAATTATCTAATAGTTCAACTGGTAATTCATGAAACTTTATTAAATCAGTCTTATCCATATAATTTAGTTCTTCACCTACTTCTTTTACTCCACTAATTTCCAGGACGGATATACCATTACCTATTTTGTAGTTAAAAAAACTCTCCAACTGAGAAGAATCTAAGAATTTATTAAGAACATCATTTTTTAAGTAATATTTATTGACTTGTTCTGCAGTAATAATCCAGATTTTATTTTTAAAGAACCAGTATTTCTTTTTACTCCAACTCTCATAATCATTCAACTTATACAAGTCCTCTGAACATGCGATTTCCCAACATTTACTGAAAATCGAATATGTATATTCACTATCAAATGATTTTAAAAAGCTCTCTTTTGAATTAAAAGCATGTAAATCACTATTTGGGCCAATATTCCACTCACTCTCTAACCATTCAGGATCATCGTTATCGTAAGTTTTATCATATAAAAGTTCCTTAATCCATTCTTTAAATTTTTCTGAAGAGGATACTGCTTCATATCTTTGCAATAAAAAAGGATAAAATTCTTTATCATCACTTTCATCATCTTCCATTACCCAAGCTAATCTCTTTAATGCTTTAAAAGTTGCCCAAGTTTTAAAAGTTGGGTTGAAATTGTCTAATTTGGTTTCGAGAACATTTTGAATGGCATCTCTACGAATCGGTTTTTTCTCATTTTTTTTAGAATATTTATTATCTATAGATTTATTTTTCAAGTTATCTATGTTATTTACCTTCGTTTTCTCTAGATCAGATTGAATTGTTTTTAATAGATCCCTAGCTGATTGAGATCCTAAATCAGCTGACTTATTCAAATCTTCAATGGCTCCTTTTTTATAATTTAAAAACATTTTTGCATTAGCTCTGTTGTAATACGCCTCTGGATATTTTGTAGGATAATTTTCTAAAGCTTTATCGTAATCAGCTATTGCACCTGAGAAATCTTTTGCTTCATATTTAGCATTAGCACGTCTAAGATATGTAGAAGAGGGATCTTCTTCCAGCTGAATAGCATTAGTGAAAGCATCTATAGAACCATGAAAATCATTTAGTTGATATTTTGCAATGCCTAACCCTGTATAACAATTAACAATCTCTATTTTATTAGGTGCTAATTTAATTGCCTTCAATATAGTATTGATAGCAGCTTCATTGTCGTTCTTTTTAAGTTGATCAAAAGCTAAATTTGAAAGAGAATTAAAATCTGAATTTACGTCCTCATTTACATCTGAAATTTCTTTCCTTCTATTTAAAGCATCATCAAGAGATTTCGCGATTTCCTTAATTGTCGATTCTTTATCTAATTCCCAAAAACTAGTTTGGGCACTTTCAAATTCATTTATAAATTTTTTATCAGCCCCCCCTTCGTTGCGTTGATTATTAAATCCATCAAAAATGGAGCTGACAAAAATCTGTATTAATTTTCTTTCTTTACAATCCTTCTGTCCATATGTTGAAAAATAGTAATTTAATATTGAAGTAAATATCCCTAGTCTTTTTTCATCAAGATAAGAGACAGTTATTGCAAGAGTATGTGTTACAAATAAATCATATTTACCAGAAAACAAAAATAAATTAAAATCTCTTATTACTTTTTCTGGAGGCAAATCTTTAACTTCAGGATTCCAATTATCAATTAAAAATCTCAAATCAATAAACAACCCCTTCATTAAATCTATATCTAGTCCAGCAGTCTTTGAATCAAGGGCTTTACCTGATCCAGCACCAATCTTTTCGTTCAATCGATTCATCGTAGAACGCAAATTAAATCTAGCTGAAGCTGCTTGTAAACCCTTGAACACTCTTTGATTTGATTGATTTCTTTAAATTGTACATTCAATCTAATAATTTGATTTTTATATAACAAACATTAAACCTAGTGCCTTATGAGCACTAGGTCGCTTATGAGCGAGATTTGAGCGAGATTTTGCATATTTATGCAATACCTTGCTATATATTCCAACTTTTTGAGACTCAGATATTTCCCTTTATTAGCAACTAATAAGCTATAGCCTCACTTGTTTATTTGGCCTACTGTCGCAATTTGCGTAGCGGGTGCTTTGGGAGCACTAGGTCGCAGGTTCGAATCCTGTCGCCCCGATCAGTTATAGCAATGGATTATAAATATTTGAGCTAGTCTCATATTGCGAAAGGGTAGCTCTAGGGGTAGCTAGATTGATATAGTTTGATCTAGTTTGTGCCTTTGAACGAACGACAGGCAAACGTCTAGAAAGAATCTATTACCAAGTATTTCCTTCATCACATCCAAACTTGGAAGGGTCTCCACAATTTCTTTTTATTAATCTAGTTTCTGGATCTAATTTAATGGAGAACCAAGTAATTTCATTTGCATCTTCATCAGGAGGATAAGCAATTATATTGAAACAAGTATCTGCACCAAATACTTCTATCTGAAAATCTGGAGCCTGTATGGCACCTACAGATCCATCAATTAAGGAAT encodes:
- a CDS encoding tetratricopeptide repeat protein; its protein translation is MFKGLQAASARFNLRSTMNRLNEKIGAGSGKALDSKTAGLDIDLMKGLFIDLRFLIDNWNPEVKDLPPEKVIRDFNLFLFSGKYDLFVTHTLAITVSYLDEKRLGIFTSILNYYFSTYGQKDCKERKLIQIFVSSIFDGFNNQRNEGGADKKFINEFESAQTSFWELDKESTIKEIAKSLDDALNRRKEISDVNEDVNSDFNSLSNLAFDQLKKNDNEAAINTILKAIKLAPNKIEIVNCYTGLGIAKYQLNDFHGSIDAFTNAIQLEEDPSSTYLRRANAKYEAKDFSGAIADYDKALENYPTKYPEAYYNRANAKMFLNYKKGAIEDLNKSADLGSQSARDLLKTIQSDLEKTKVNNIDNLKNKSIDNKYSKKNEKKPIRRDAIQNVLETKLDNFNPTFKTWATFKALKRLAWVMEDDESDDKEFYPFLLQRYEAVSSSEKFKEWIKELLYDKTYDNDDPEWLESEWNIGPNSDLHAFNSKESFLKSFDSEYTYSIFSKCWEIACSEDLYKLNDYESWSKKKYWFFKNKIWIITAEQVNKYYLKNDVLNKFLDSSQLESFFNYKIGNGISVLEISGVKEVGEELNYMDKTDLIKFHELPVELLDNLATRPISKEDSELEFDYVEGNDTLGILPGGYYWIGDPINIQGNFRNKLNDSSNGGCFYSKNGMPFAFFETALGDGVFEDQKSNQYLVDSGQIACIPMEKIPEELDELGHIFHITNPFVCQYIDNGGFICFGEIVIKTDITNECSFPEPLKIEELGALNYGKYLYENDCGKADTWSKWASTIANEKIEDQSFKAAVEIYAKVKKSEISAESAFNLIVGKYGLKCSSGSFMAIYSTLDNQSKSKEIDLSDAVSTQKDLVMEFLNKHYSKEYIQEIINDKNKTNEEIEEYLFAIWLERNNSLVKKLSAWVEHKVFVHKNS